From Coturnix japonica isolate 7356 chromosome 1, Coturnix japonica 2.1, whole genome shotgun sequence, the proteins below share one genomic window:
- the ACAT1 gene encoding LOW QUALITY PROTEIN: acetyl-CoA acetyltransferase, mitochondrial (The sequence of the model RefSeq protein was modified relative to this genomic sequence to represent the inferred CDS: deleted 2 bases in 1 codon), whose amino-acid sequence MAAVAMLAQRGAAAAGLLRALKYTSRGYASQRTLNEVVIASAARTPIGSFQGSLSSLPATKLGSIAIKGSLTRAGIPAEEVKEAYMGNVLQAGQGQAPARQAVLGAGLPISTDTTTVNKVCASGMKSIMMAAQSLMCGSQDVMVAGGMESMSNVPYTMSRGSTPYGGVNLEDLIVKDGLTDVYNHIHMGNCAENTAKKFTISREEQDKYAIGSYTKSKAAWDSGILKKEIVPVTVSKKGKPDTEVTEDEEYKRVDFSKVPKLKTVFQKENGTVTAANASTLNDGAAALVLMTTEAAKRLKVKPLARIVAFADAAVDPIDFPIAPALAVPKILSETGLKKEDIAMWEINEAFSVVVLANIKMLGIDPQKVNINGGAVSLGHPIGMSGARIVVHMVHALKQGQYGLAGICNGGGGASAILIEKL is encoded by the exons GAAGTGGTGATAGCAAGTGCTGCAAGGACACCCATTGGATCTTTCCAAGGCTCTCTTTCATCATTGCCAGCCACTAAACTGGGTTCTATTGCGATTAAAGGGAGC TTGACCAGAGCAG GTATCCCTGCAGAAGAAGTGAAAGAAGCGTATATGGGTAATGTCCTGCAGGCCGGACAAGGGCAAGCTCCAGCAAGACAGGCGGTGCTGGGTGCAG GTTTACCCATCTCCACTGATACTACAACTGTCAACAAGGTCTGCGCTTCAGGAATGAAATCGATCATGATGGCAGCCCAGAGCCTGATGTGTGGCAGCCAG GATGTAATGGTTGCTGGTGGAATGGAGAGCATGTCCAACGTTCCCTATACGATGAGCAGAGGATCTACACCTTATGGAGGAGTTAATCTGGAAGATCTGATTGTAAAAGATGGACTTACAGATGTTTATAACCATATCCATATG ggcAACTGTGCTGAGAATACGGCAAAGAAGTTCACTATTTCACGAGAGGAGCAGGACAAGTACGCCATCGGCTCTTACACTAAGAGCAAAGCAGCGTGGGATTCGGGAATTCTCAAGAAAGAAATCGTTCCTGTCACTGTCTCTAAGAAAG GAAAGCCAGACACAGAAGTGACAGAAGATGAGGAATACAAGCGGGTTGATTTTAGTAAAGTTCCAAAGCTGAAAACTgtcttccagaaagaaaatg GAACAGTCACGGCTGCCAATGCCAGTACTTTGAATGATGGAGCAGCTGCTTTGGTTCTGATGACTACAGAGGCAGCCAAGAGACTGAAAGTTAAACCGCTGGCACGGATAGTTG CTTttgcagatgctgctgttgATCCCATTGACTTTCCCATTGCACCTGCGCTCGCTGTTCCCAAG ATTCTAAGTGAGACGGGCctgaaaaaagaagacattgCAATGTGGGAAATCAACGAAGCCTTCAGTGTTGTGGTGCTGGCCAATATTAAAATGCTGGGTATTGATCCACAGAAAGTAAACATTAATGGTGGCGCTGTCTCTCTTGGGCATCCAATTGG AATGTCTGGAGCAAGAATTGTCGTCCACATGGTCCATGCGCTGAAACAAGGGCAGTATGGCCTTGCAGGGATTTGCAATGGAGGAGGAGGTGCTTCTGCAATATTGATAGAGAAGCTGTAG
- the LOC107308369 gene encoding protein NPAT yields the protein VAGYLQQEKLLATCREFILESSDLKEYAEHCTEDGFIPACLLSLCGKNLTTILNEYVAMKTKETTNEVPAMMSSLWKKLDYTLSQIRSMQGSTGFSANQRTRTRSGIVEMKRQRMLQQSAPPNSGLLSVAPQPGPQYPSSTVSPQVIHKQAINQSISQARLNTLFVHQPQAQENKISTGDFIHIQVPASQERKLHSNLLSPGRRKSESQKRKSVATSGPPAASRSTQDPDEVIVEKESEPLEEFIDGNFPQLIIENAREKILSNKSLQEKLAENINKILGSDGSVTQAPKQTESGPTEQETSIDEILGLQGEIHMSEEAIQDILEQTESDPAFQALFDLFDYGKNKVNKNLPAGISGQSGVENTILVDADNLETLESSLGTEETSTCDNSREVLSCKGFQLEETSCALKNPINDGDMAKKNATDEQLHGNCRLRKEADVLKTITHEHIGELEIAFDSVPVLTEPNKRQISDSERHEHCQDSYGKKDSSTLVPGSEKCMEIEKNTPSHSAHNSPNLEYVHSGSPQIPLVSLEEGCRASESRTRPAGKCHFSPHTSIPEKALTKSPSDGSPTHSAVLRKNNPSISSPSVDSGKEQAVTNETGPLLNISQENLSHCTNQQEQSVQSDCAAKSTVNMLDIDKTELQLEAAGTCKKTQSDEQHTLDNPKKDFNLPSGLSNSEGAQVEMQETSSSAKADRDKIYFSSGDDVCTGISVISTENNLTTSEMCHSPLPETASSTDELSTEAKSTGGVSSSSQPMDADPSNIMSLKIIISDDPFISSDTELNNAVSSITGENLPTIILSSPAKSPSKTAGLSKCLTSEDTEKSVETALAEQNLLVLRPKDPVVTAVNTQNEDCTVFSVASTNNLSKEGGFIQLMPATSTAFGNTNNLYIATCVTDPAALGTTVTPSNLVVLPGSSMPLAAQAPAVQQLRTPPRTSSTFAGNQAVSPSFPQGSAIIITSPVQPVLQGMVGMIPLSVVGQNGNSFSAPARQVLHMPVTNPVCNRNVPKLPIPPKSQKIPGARNKTNTGKPVLSVSETSNQVNARTQRTGNSDKLITAELGRKAEENLPAAPTENTSSNARQGESHRRVLCFDNILPAAGGNTQAQTAKSLPQKERNENSSFAVDSAPSSAKGQAAKRDKDKTLPRILCKPEIACNRSTAVKEPQPERKVVTAGLPSDSFHKATANKENELRRDSDEKQKNQDTAKLSNGQQSVSLWNEKTVASVQELNKKQGSLSNANSKSSPPVSLSSKEPKREAAKVSNQGLCLSSPFTKQCVEMLQDIQWHSPSSKTVENGELPVPRTPSGVGDRHTDDTADSVRTPTCRRFNEDSATPRIMVPPATPDLPACSPASETGSENSVSMAAHTLMILSRAAIARTSTATPLKDNTQQFRSLRSTVKKRKLEDLNEGERNSRSTNRKELQSSPTPSKKKKIKKKKLPNSFPAGMDVDKFLLSLHYDE from the exons GTTGCAGGCTATTTACAGCAAGAAAAGCTTCTGGCTACCTGCCgtgaatttattttagaaagctCCGATTTGAAGGAATACGCAGAGCACTGTACGGAGGATGGGTTCATTCCAGCCTGCTTGCTG tccctGTGTGGAAAAAACTTGACAACTATTCTTAACGAATACGTagccatgaaaacaaaag AAACAACAAACGAAGTTCCAGCAATGATGTCATCTCTGTGGAAAAAATTAGACTATACGCTTTCTCAGATAAG GAGCATGCAGGGCTCCACGGGTTTTTCTGCTAATCAGAGGA CACGTACAAGAAGTGGAATTGTAGAAATGAAACGACAGAGAATGCTTCAGCAATCAGCTCCTCCAAATTCAGGACTGTTATCTGTAGCCCCTCAGCCAGGACCACAGTATCCCTCTTCTACCGTATCTCCTCAAGTTATCCACAAGCAAGCAATAAACCAGAGTATATCACAGGCAAGACTGAATACATTGTTTGTTCACCAGCCACAAGCCCAAGAAAACAAGATCAGCA CAGGAGATTTCATACACATTCAAGTTCCAGCATCACAAGAACGAAAGCTTCACTCAAACTTGCTTTctccaggaaggagaaaaag TGAAtctcagaagaggaaaagtgtGGCAACATCTGGACCTCCTGCAGCAAGTAGAAGTACTCAAGATCCTGATGAAGTAAtagtagaaaaagaaagtgagcCACTTGAAGAGTTTATTGATGGTAACTTCCCA CAATTGATTATTGAAAATGCCAGAGAAAAGATCCTGAGCAACAAATCTCTTCAGGAAAAGCTAGCTGAGAACATTAACAAAATCCTGGGCAG TGATGGCAGCGTCACTCAGGCACCTAAACAGACAGAAAGTGGTCCAACAGAACAAGAGACTTCAATTGATGAAATCCTTGGACTTCAG GGTGAAATTCATATGTCGGAAGAGGCCATACAGGACATTCTGGAACAGACAGAATCAGACCCAGCTTTTCAGGCGCTCTTTGACTTGTTTGATTATG GGAAGAACAAGGTAAACAAGAATTTGCCTGCTGGTATTTCTGGTCAGAGTGGGGTAGAAAACACAATCCTGGTGGATGCAGATAACCTGGAAACACTTGAAAGTTCTTTGGGAACAGAAGAAACCAGTACGT GTGATAATTCTAGAGAAGTGCTGTCCTGTAAAGGTTTTCAGTTGGAAGAAACTTCATGTGCCTTGAAGAACCCCATTAATGATGGTGATatggcaaagaaaaatgcaaccGATGAACAATTGCATGGAAATTGTAGGCTAAGGAAGGAGGCTGACGTACTTAAAACCATTACCCATGAACATATCGGCGAGCTGGAAATTGCTTTTGACTCTGTGCCTGTTCTGACTGAACCTAACAAGAGGCAGATTTCTGATAGCGAACGTCATGAGCACTGTCAAGATTCTTATGGTAAAAAAGACTCATCCACGCTGGTACCTGGAAGTGAAAAATGCAtggaaattgaaaaaaatacaccaaGTCATAGTGCTCATAATAGTCCTAATTTGGAATATGTTCATTCTGGTAGTCCACAGATTCCTTTGGTTTCATTGGAAGAGGGTTGTAGAGCTAGTGAGAGCAGAACCCGGCCTGCAGGTAAATGTCACTTTTCACCACACACATCGATACCTGAAAAAGCACTCACTAAAAGCCCTTCTGATGGAAGTCCTACTCACAGCGCGGtgctgaggaaaaataatccaTCAATTTCTAGCCCATCAGTGGATTCAGGAAAAGAACAGGCTGTAACAAATGAGACAGGTCCATTACTTAATATTTCACAGGAGAATTTGAGCCACTGTACTAACCAACAAGAACAGAGTGTGCAGTCAGACTGTGCTGCAAAATCCACAGTGAATATGTTGGATATTGACAAAACAGAGTTACAGCTTGAAGCTGCTGGTACTTGTAAAAAAACACAGTCAGATGAACAGCACACTCTCGATAACCCTAAGAAAGATTTTAACCTCCCTTCGGGGCTGTCGAACTCAGAGGGAGCGCAAGTGGAAATGCAAGAAACTTCATCTTCTGCAAAAGCAGATCGTGATAAGATATATTTCTCCTCTGGTGATGATGTGTGTACAGGAATTTCTGTAATATCCACTGAAAATAACCTTACTACATCTGAAATGTGCCACTCTCCTCTCCCAGAAACAGCTTCCTCAACAGATGAATTGAGTACCGAAGCCAAAAGCACAGGCGGCGTATCATCTAGCAGTCAACCAATGGATGCTGATCCTTCTAACATCATGTCCCTCAAGATCATCATCAGCGATGATCCATTTATTTCATCAGACACGGAGCTAAACAATGCTGTTTCCAGCATCACAGGAGAAAATTTGCCAACAATAATATTGTCTTCTCCAGCTAAATCCCCAAGCAAAACTGCAGGCCTGTCCAAATGTCTGACTTCAGAAGACACAGAGAAAAGCGTGGAGACAGCTTTGGCAGAGCAGAATCTCCTTGTGCTCAGACCTAAGGATCCTGTTGTCACAGCAGTTAACACTCAAAATGAGGACTGCACTGTTTTTTCAGTTGCAAGTACAAATAATCTTTCCAAGGAAGGAGGATTTATTCAGTTGATGCCGGCAACAAGCACAGCTTTTGGCAATACAAACAACCTGTATATAGCTACCTGTGTGACTGATCCAGCTGCCTTGGGCACGACTGTAACTCCATCCAACTTGGTTGTATTGCCTGGCAGCTCTATGCCTCTTGCGGCCCAAGCACCAGCAGTCCAGCAACTACGAACTCCTCCTAGAACCAGCAGTACGTTTGCAGGAAACCAGGCTGTCTCCCCAAGCTTCCCACAAG GTTCTGCCATTATAATCACATCTCCAGTGCAGCCTGTTTTGCAAGGAATGGTGGGAATGATTCCTCTCTCAGTAGTAGGACAAAATGGGAATTCCTTCTCAGCGCCTGCCCGCCAG GTTTTGCATATGCCTGTGACTAATCCAGTGTGCAACAGAAATGTCCCAAAACTTCCCATCCCACCCAAATCACAGAAGATTCCTGGAGCAAGAAACAAGACCAATACAG GAAAACCGGTACTGAGCGTATCTGAAACTTCAAACCAAGTAAATGCTCGAACACAAAG GACTGGAAATTCAGACAAGCTTATCACTGCAGAGCTAGGAAGGAAAGCGGAGGAGAACTTGCCTGCTGCACCAACAGAGAACACAAGCTCAAATGCGAGACAAGGTGAAAGTCACAGGAGAGTGCTTTGCTTTGATAATATCCTACCCGCTGCAGGTGGAAACACACAAGCACAGACTGCTAAGAGTTTGccccaaaaagaaagaaatgagaactcTTCGTTTGCTGTTGATTCAGCACCATCCTCCGCCAAAGGACAGGCTGCAAAGCGAGACAAAGATAAAACATTGCCTAGAATTCTCTGCAAGCCAGAAATTGCCTGCaacagaagcacagctgtgAAGGAGCCTCAGCCTGAGCGGAAGGTGGTAACAGCAGGGCTTCCCTCAGATTCCTTCCACAAGGCtacagcaaataaagaaaacgAATTGCGAAGAGATagtgatgaaaaacagaagaaccaGGACACTGCCAAACTGTCCAATGGCCAGCAGAGCGTCAGCTTATGGAATGAGAAGACAGTTGCTTCGGTGCAAGAACTGAACAAGAAGCAAGGCTCGCTGTCGAATGCAAACAGCAAATCTTCACCGCCTGTTTCTCTGTCTTCAAAAGAGCCAAAGCGAGAAGCAGCTAAAGTTTCCAACCAAGGCCTTTGCCTGTCGAGTCCGTTCACCAAGCAGTGTGTGGAAATGTTGCAGGACATTCAGTGGCACAGCCCTAGTAGTAAAACAGTAGAAAATGGCGAATTGCCAGTACCCCGTACCCCGTCTGGAGTTGGAGACAGGCATACAGATGATACCGCAGACAGTGTACGGACCCCAACCTGCCGGCGCTTCAACGAGGACAGTGCAACCCCGAGAATCATGGTCCCTCCTGCCACACCAGACCTGCCcgcctgcagccctgccagcgAAACTGGGAGTGAGAACAGCGTCAGTATGGCTGCCCACACACTGATGATCCTATCGCGGGCTGCTATTGCGAGGACTAGCACTGCAACTCCTCTGAAGGACAACACCCAGCAGTTCAGGTCTTTAAGGAGCacagtaaagaaaaggaaactggaGGACTTGAATGAGGGCGAGAGAAATTCTCGTTCCACAAATAGAAAAGAGCTCCAAAGCTCTCCAACGCCgtcaaaaaagaagaaaataaag aaaaagaagctcCCAAATTCTTTTCCAGCGGGAATGGATGTGGACAAGTTCTTGTTATCTTTGCATTATGATGAATGA